A single Streptomyces sp. Edi2 DNA region contains:
- a CDS encoding LysR family transcriptional regulator — protein sequence MALSGPQQYPTELLDTTMDQLRTLIVVREAGTALGAARRLGREQSSVQKQLDTMNRTFAALCGEELVLKQGRGQDALFTATGEALVELARRTLGEWSDGVRDARRRLGRTLSVGTTRYTLGFLLDAVERVTQDYERDDVDLKVTHVRTGDLFTKLRSKELDLVCGSVVVTEGDEAELLAPYEVMEWRRSGLSLLTNLPPERLPGTSFSAHDLPRLPLVVSTRGLISRFLTSWYGPDYRHKLSVAAEIEAAHYGFELLRSGVVSGAMLVTRGIGEAAANGRLPEAGGLRTLEIVGEVGPRTEVLVGVFTRRGERDSYAPGHPLNLLWDALSRESGRWWLSS from the coding sequence ATGGCCTTGTCAGGTCCGCAGCAGTACCCGACGGAGCTGCTGGATACCACCATGGACCAGCTGCGCACACTGATCGTCGTCCGCGAGGCGGGCACCGCGCTGGGCGCCGCGCGGCGGCTGGGCCGCGAACAGTCCAGTGTGCAAAAGCAGCTGGACACCATGAACCGCACCTTTGCCGCGCTGTGCGGCGAGGAGCTGGTCCTCAAGCAAGGGCGGGGCCAGGACGCCCTGTTCACCGCGACCGGCGAGGCGCTGGTCGAGCTGGCGCGGCGCACGCTGGGGGAGTGGTCGGACGGGGTGCGCGACGCCCGCCGCCGGCTCGGCCGGACGCTGTCCGTCGGCACCACCCGCTACACCCTCGGCTTTCTGCTGGACGCGGTGGAACGCGTCACCCAGGACTACGAGCGCGACGACGTCGACCTGAAGGTCACTCATGTCCGCACCGGCGACCTCTTCACCAAGCTGCGCTCCAAGGAGCTCGATCTGGTCTGCGGCAGCGTCGTGGTCACCGAAGGCGACGAAGCGGAACTGCTGGCTCCGTACGAGGTCATGGAATGGCGGCGCAGCGGGCTCTCCCTGCTGACGAACCTCCCGCCGGAACGGCTCCCCGGCACCTCCTTCAGCGCCCACGACCTGCCCCGGCTCCCGCTGGTCGTCTCGACGCGCGGCCTGATCAGCCGCTTCCTGACCTCCTGGTACGGCCCCGACTACCGGCACAAGCTGTCCGTGGCGGCCGAGATCGAGGCCGCGCACTACGGCTTCGAACTGCTGCGGTCGGGGGTGGTCAGCGGGGCGATGCTGGTCACCCGGGGCATCGGCGAGGCCGCCGCGAACGGCCGCCTCCCGGAAGCCGGCGGGCTGCGCACCCTGGAGATCGTCGGGGAGGTGGGTCCTCGCACCGAGGTGCTGGTCGGCGTCTTCACCCGCCGCGGCGAGCGGGACTCCTACGCCCCCGGCCACCCGCTCAACCTCCTGTGGGACGCGCTGTCGAGGGAGAGCGGGCGATGGTGGCTGAGCTCGTGA
- a CDS encoding DUF1343 domain-containing protein, whose translation MALSRRVLLGRLATAGAAGAALATGAGPAQAADPAHGGGRRVHTGFDRLAADGYRLLDGHRAGLVTNPTGVTRDLRHIVDVMHADERVRLTAVFGPEHGFRGTAQAGGSEGRYDDPATGLPVYDTYNKSGRELAGIFGASGVDTVVFDIQDVGARFYTYIWTLYDCMVAAALAGKRFVVLDRPNPVTGRSATGPVLDKAYASFIGREPIAQAHGMTVTELALLFNGEFVPQAAGRPVELETVRMTGWRRTDFFDATGLPWVPPSPNMPTPDTALVYSGTCLFEGTNLSEGRGTTRPFELLGADGIDHRWAAAATGLGLPGVHFREAYFAPTFSKFQGKTIGGVQLHVHDREAFDPVRTGIGLLVTAKRVWSGFAWRPDNGIDRLTGSSTVRKMIDAGADPDGIVAAWQEGLRRFRAVRRRYLRYP comes from the coding sequence ATGGCTCTGTCGAGACGCGTTCTGCTCGGGCGGCTGGCGACGGCGGGAGCGGCCGGTGCGGCACTGGCCACGGGCGCGGGGCCCGCGCAGGCGGCGGACCCCGCGCACGGCGGCGGACGGCGGGTGCACACCGGCTTCGACCGGCTGGCCGCCGACGGCTACCGCCTCCTGGACGGCCACCGGGCCGGCCTCGTCACCAACCCCACCGGTGTCACCCGGGATCTGCGGCACATCGTGGATGTGATGCACGCCGACGAACGGGTGCGGCTGACCGCCGTCTTCGGCCCCGAGCACGGCTTCCGCGGCACCGCCCAGGCCGGCGGCTCCGAGGGCCGCTACGACGATCCGGCCACCGGCCTGCCGGTCTACGACACGTACAACAAGAGCGGCAGGGAACTCGCCGGCATCTTCGGCGCCTCCGGGGTGGACACCGTCGTCTTCGACATCCAGGACGTGGGCGCGCGCTTCTACACCTACATCTGGACGCTGTACGACTGCATGGTGGCGGCGGCGCTCGCCGGCAAGCGCTTCGTCGTCCTCGACCGGCCCAATCCGGTCACCGGCCGCTCGGCCACCGGCCCGGTGCTCGACAAGGCGTACGCCTCGTTCATCGGCCGGGAGCCCATCGCGCAGGCACACGGGATGACGGTGACGGAGCTGGCGCTGCTGTTCAACGGCGAGTTCGTGCCGCAGGCGGCCGGGCGCCCGGTGGAGCTGGAGACCGTACGGATGACCGGCTGGCGGCGCACCGACTTCTTCGACGCCACCGGCCTGCCCTGGGTGCCGCCGAGCCCCAACATGCCCACGCCCGACACCGCCCTGGTCTACTCCGGCACCTGTCTCTTCGAGGGCACCAACCTCTCCGAGGGGCGCGGCACCACCCGCCCCTTCGAGCTGCTGGGTGCGGACGGCATCGACCACCGCTGGGCCGCGGCCGCCACCGGACTGGGCCTGCCCGGCGTCCACTTCCGGGAGGCCTACTTCGCCCCCACCTTCTCCAAGTTCCAGGGCAAGACGATCGGCGGCGTCCAGCTGCACGTCCACGACCGCGAGGCGTTCGACCCGGTACGCACCGGCATCGGGCTCCTGGTGACCGCGAAGCGGGTCTGGAGCGGCTTCGCCTGGCGTCCCGACAACGGCATCGACCGGCTGACCGGCTCGTCGACCGTCCGCAAGATGATCGACGCGGGCGCGGATCCCGACGGGATCGTGGCCGCCTGGCAGGAGGGGCTGAGGCGCTTCCGGGCGGTGCGACGACGGTATCTGCGGTACCCGTAA
- a CDS encoding TetR/AcrR family transcriptional regulator: protein MAGTKDGNGSGSAKPVAQRLLATATRLFAEQGYDRTSVQEIVDTAGVTKGALYHYFGSKEDLLHEVYGRVLRLQQERLDHFAGADAPVEQRLRDAAADVVVTTIENLDDTKIFFRSMHQLSPEKDKQVRAERRRYHERFRALVEEGQRTGVFAADIPADLVVDYHFGSVHHLGTWYREDGPLSPQQVADHLADLLLRALRP from the coding sequence ATGGCCGGCACGAAGGACGGCAACGGCAGCGGCAGTGCGAAGCCGGTGGCCCAGCGGCTGCTGGCGACCGCCACCAGGCTCTTCGCCGAGCAGGGCTACGACCGCACCTCCGTCCAGGAGATCGTCGATACGGCGGGCGTCACCAAGGGCGCCCTGTACCACTACTTCGGCTCCAAGGAGGATCTGCTCCACGAGGTCTACGGCCGGGTCCTGCGACTCCAGCAGGAGCGGCTGGACCACTTCGCCGGTGCCGACGCGCCGGTGGAGCAGCGACTGCGGGACGCCGCCGCCGACGTGGTCGTCACCACCATCGAGAACCTCGACGACACCAAGATCTTCTTCCGCTCGATGCACCAGCTGAGCCCGGAGAAGGACAAGCAGGTACGCGCCGAACGGCGCCGCTACCACGAGCGGTTCCGGGCCCTGGTCGAGGAGGGCCAGCGCACCGGTGTCTTCGCCGCCGACATCCCCGCCGACCTGGTCGTGGACTACCACTTCGGCTCCGTGCACCACCTGGGCACGTGGTACCGCGAGGACGGACCGCTCAGCCCGCAGCAGGTCGCCGATCACCTGGCGGATCTGCTGCTGCGCGCCCTGCGGCCGTAG
- a CDS encoding penicillin acylase family protein, with the protein MRRRTGRLRTATAAALFALGAMLLAPPPTAAAAAAAAPNDAHDYCQGQCGDILPPGATGNATLVEILGNKLFGTHPEHTTDQLGPYGALASGYQSLTDDTLGQFFNDASFGVPQDQVGKVTTPRSDVTITRDKKTGVPHIKGTTRYGTEYGAGYAAGQDRLWMMDLFRHIGRGELTSFAGGALANQGLEQQFWPQAPYTEDDLQRQVDYIKDHNGERGKLAMEDAQAYVDGINAYREQSKNGRYFPGEYVLTGHVDAITNAGEIQPFKLTDLIALASVVGGLFGNGGGGEVPSALALLSAQQKYGVEKGTQVWESFRERNDPEAAKTLHDGSSFPYAVKPAKAKGTALPDRGSVTPEPLVFDRTGAATVKSGTPPRDPVKAPKKYRKLEGLFKDGVLPKGSFDPTQHRGMSNALLVSGKHSASGHPVAVFGPQTGYFAPQLLMLQEIQGPGISARGASFAGVGMYVQLGRGQDYAWSATSAGQDITDTYAVELCNADGSAPTKDSASYRYRGACVPMEKLERTNSWKPTVADPTAAGSYRMQVFRTKYGTVTHRATVDGKPVAYTAQRSTYRHEADSIIGFQMFNDPSYVHDAKTFQQAAGHIGYAFNWFYADSRDIAYYNSGLNPVRNPDVDPALPVKAEDAYEWKGYDPDTNSTDYTPPAQHPQSVDQDYYISWNNKQAKDYDSAGFGNGSVHRGNLLDDRVRALTENGGVTRASLTRAMSEAAVTDLRGEDVLPELLRVLNSKPVTDPQLKTAVQQLEAWRKDGAQRKETAAGSHTYTHPDAVRLMDAWWPLMIDAVFKPGLGGDLYDALRANLGIDESPSAGHGPTGAHAGSAFQYGWWSYADKDLRSVLGDKVAGPLAQPYCGNGELSACRDTLLATLQQASGKTAEQVDPGDDSCKAGDQWCADAIIHRAVGGLTHDTISWQNRPTYQQVVEFPAHR; encoded by the coding sequence ATGCGACGACGTACCGGAAGGCTCAGGACCGCCACCGCGGCGGCCCTGTTCGCCTTGGGTGCCATGCTCTTGGCACCGCCCCCCACCGCGGCCGCGGCCGCGGCCGCCGCACCGAACGATGCCCACGACTACTGCCAGGGCCAGTGCGGCGACATCCTGCCGCCCGGCGCCACCGGCAACGCCACCTTGGTGGAGATCCTCGGCAACAAGCTGTTCGGCACCCACCCCGAGCACACCACCGACCAGCTCGGCCCGTACGGCGCGCTGGCGAGCGGCTACCAGTCGCTCACCGACGACACCCTCGGCCAGTTCTTCAACGACGCCTCCTTCGGCGTCCCCCAGGACCAGGTCGGCAAGGTCACCACGCCCCGGAGCGACGTGACCATCACCCGGGACAAGAAGACCGGGGTGCCGCACATCAAGGGCACCACCCGCTACGGCACCGAATACGGCGCCGGCTACGCCGCGGGCCAGGACCGGCTCTGGATGATGGACCTCTTCCGCCACATCGGCCGCGGCGAACTGACCTCCTTCGCCGGCGGCGCGCTCGCCAACCAGGGCCTGGAGCAGCAGTTCTGGCCGCAGGCGCCGTACACCGAGGACGATCTGCAGCGGCAGGTCGACTACATCAAGGACCACAACGGCGAGCGCGGCAAACTGGCCATGGAAGACGCCCAGGCCTACGTCGACGGCATCAACGCCTACCGCGAACAGTCCAAGAACGGCCGCTACTTCCCCGGTGAGTACGTCCTCACCGGCCATGTCGACGCGATCACCAACGCCGGTGAGATCCAGCCCTTCAAGCTCACCGACCTGATAGCCCTCGCCTCCGTCGTCGGCGGACTCTTCGGCAACGGCGGAGGCGGCGAGGTCCCCTCGGCCCTCGCGCTGCTCTCCGCCCAGCAGAAGTACGGCGTCGAGAAGGGCACCCAGGTCTGGGAGTCCTTCCGGGAGCGCAACGACCCCGAGGCGGCCAAGACCCTGCACGACGGCAGCAGCTTCCCCTACGCGGTCAAGCCGGCCAAGGCCAAGGGCACCGCACTGCCCGACCGCGGCTCGGTCACCCCCGAGCCGCTGGTCTTCGACCGCACCGGCGCGGCCACCGTCAAGAGCGGGACACCGCCCCGCGACCCGGTCAAGGCTCCCAAGAAGTACAGGAAGCTGGAAGGCCTCTTCAAGGACGGGGTGCTGCCCAAGGGGAGCTTCGACCCGACCCAGCACCGCGGGATGTCCAACGCCCTGCTGGTCTCCGGCAAGCACTCCGCCAGCGGCCACCCGGTCGCCGTCTTCGGCCCGCAGACCGGCTACTTCGCGCCGCAGCTCCTGATGCTCCAGGAGATCCAGGGGCCGGGCATCAGCGCCCGCGGCGCCTCCTTCGCGGGCGTCGGGATGTACGTCCAGCTCGGCCGCGGTCAGGACTACGCCTGGAGCGCCACCTCGGCCGGCCAGGACATCACCGACACCTACGCCGTGGAGCTGTGCAACGCGGACGGCTCGGCGCCCACCAAGGACTCCGCCTCCTACCGCTACCGCGGCGCCTGCGTCCCCATGGAGAAGCTGGAGCGCACCAACTCCTGGAAGCCCACCGTCGCCGACCCGACGGCGGCCGGCTCCTACCGGATGCAGGTCTTCCGGACGAAGTACGGGACCGTCACCCACCGCGCCACCGTCGACGGCAAGCCCGTCGCCTACACCGCGCAGCGCTCCACCTACCGCCACGAGGCCGACTCGATCATCGGCTTCCAGATGTTCAACGACCCGTCCTACGTCCACGACGCCAAGACGTTCCAGCAGGCCGCCGGGCACATCGGCTACGCCTTCAACTGGTTCTACGCCGACTCCCGTGACATCGCGTACTACAACAGCGGGCTCAACCCGGTCCGCAACCCCGATGTCGACCCCGCACTGCCCGTCAAGGCGGAGGACGCCTACGAGTGGAAGGGCTACGACCCGGACACCAACTCCACCGACTACACCCCGCCCGCCCAGCACCCGCAGTCCGTCGACCAGGACTACTACATCTCGTGGAACAACAAGCAGGCCAAGGACTACGACTCGGCCGGCTTCGGCAACGGGTCGGTGCACCGCGGCAATCTGCTGGACGACCGGGTGCGCGCCCTGACCGAGAACGGCGGGGTGACCCGGGCCTCGCTGACCCGCGCCATGTCCGAGGCCGCCGTCACCGACCTGCGCGGCGAGGACGTGCTGCCCGAACTCCTGCGGGTCCTGAACAGCAAGCCCGTCACCGACCCTCAGCTGAAGACCGCGGTCCAGCAGCTGGAGGCCTGGCGCAAGGACGGCGCCCAGCGGAAGGAGACCGCCGCGGGCTCGCACACCTACACCCACCCCGATGCCGTACGCCTGATGGACGCCTGGTGGCCGCTGATGATCGACGCGGTCTTCAAGCCAGGGCTGGGCGGCGACCTCTATGACGCGCTGCGGGCCAATCTCGGCATCGACGAATCCCCGTCGGCCGGCCACGGCCCCACCGGGGCGCACGCCGGATCGGCCTTCCAGTACGGCTGGTGGAGCTATGCGGACAAGGATCTGCGGTCGGTGCTGGGCGACAAGGTGGCGGGCCCGCTGGCGCAGCCGTACTGCGGCAACGGTGAACTGTCCGCCTGCCGCGACACCTTGCTGGCCACCCTCCAGCAGGCGAGCGGGAAGACGGCCGAGCAGGTCGACCCCGGCGACGACAGCTGCAAGGCCGGCGACCAGTGGTGCGCGGACGCGATCATCCACCGCGCGGTGGGCGGTCTGACCCACGACACCATCAGCTGGCAGAACCGGCCGACCTATCAGCAGGTCGTGGAGTTCCCGGCACACCGGTAG
- a CDS encoding SDR family oxidoreductase: MEAVRDKAVVVTGAGGGIGAALARRFAAEGARVVVNDLDEAKAAKTAGEIGAIAVAGDASAVVPAARAALGGGIDIFCANAGVGTGGGAEAPDEDWALAWDVNVMAHVRAARELVPEWLERGSGRFISTVSAAGLLTMVAAAPYSVTKHGAYAFAEWLSLTYRHRGIDVHAICPQGVRTDMLAATGVAGDLVLTPTAVEPEDVADALFAAMAEGRFLVLPHPEVADYYTARAADPDRWLGGMNHLQRKLEQAEGDGS; this comes from the coding sequence GTGGAAGCCGTACGGGACAAGGCCGTTGTCGTGACCGGGGCGGGCGGGGGGATCGGCGCCGCGCTGGCCCGCCGGTTCGCCGCCGAGGGCGCCCGGGTCGTGGTCAACGATCTGGACGAGGCCAAGGCGGCGAAGACCGCCGGGGAGATCGGGGCGATCGCGGTCGCCGGCGACGCCTCCGCCGTCGTCCCGGCCGCACGGGCGGCGCTCGGCGGCGGTATCGACATCTTCTGCGCCAACGCCGGGGTGGGGACCGGCGGTGGGGCCGAGGCGCCCGACGAGGACTGGGCGCTGGCCTGGGACGTCAATGTCATGGCACATGTCCGGGCCGCGCGGGAGCTGGTGCCGGAGTGGCTGGAGCGCGGCAGCGGGCGCTTCATCTCCACCGTCTCCGCCGCGGGGCTGCTCACCATGGTCGCCGCGGCCCCGTACAGCGTCACCAAGCACGGCGCCTATGCCTTCGCCGAATGGCTCTCGCTGACCTACCGGCACCGCGGTATCGACGTCCACGCCATCTGCCCGCAGGGCGTCCGTACCGACATGCTGGCCGCCACCGGCGTCGCCGGGGACCTGGTCCTGACGCCCACGGCCGTGGAGCCCGAGGACGTCGCCGACGCCCTCTTCGCCGCGATGGCCGAGGGCCGCTTCCTGGTCCTGCCGCACCCGGAGGTCGCGGACTACTACACCGCGCGGGCGGCCGACCCCGACCGCTGGCTCGGCGGGATGAACCACCTCCAGCGGAAGTTGGAGCAGGCCGAGGGAGACGGCTCCTAG
- a CDS encoding methyltransferase domain-containing protein translates to MAEVTLFLREYARTRREVGAIAPSSPRLGRALTRYLIPSPGRSRAVLEVGPGTGAVTRHIADALGREDTLDLVEANPRFVDILHGAYGSDPRLQFLTGLVQEHELGTYDTIVCGLPFANFDAPTTTDIFDRLLGALRPGGTLSFFGYVGGATVRRTFSGPAARVHALDGQNALRRILDRHTFRTELVLGNLPPARVHHLVPAGDPVHPV, encoded by the coding sequence GTGGCTGAAGTGACGCTGTTTCTCCGGGAGTACGCACGGACGCGCCGGGAGGTGGGCGCGATTGCTCCGAGCAGTCCCCGGCTCGGCAGGGCCCTGACCCGCTACCTGATCCCGAGCCCCGGCCGCTCCCGCGCGGTCCTGGAGGTGGGCCCCGGCACCGGCGCGGTGACCCGCCACATCGCCGACGCGCTCGGCCGGGAGGACACCCTCGACCTGGTCGAGGCCAACCCGCGCTTCGTCGACATCCTGCACGGCGCCTACGGCAGCGACCCCCGGCTGCAGTTCCTCACCGGCCTGGTGCAGGAGCACGAACTCGGCACCTACGACACGATCGTCTGCGGCCTGCCGTTCGCGAACTTCGACGCCCCCACCACGACGGACATCTTCGACCGGCTGCTCGGCGCCCTGCGGCCCGGCGGCACGCTCTCCTTCTTCGGCTACGTCGGCGGCGCCACGGTCCGCCGCACGTTCAGCGGCCCGGCCGCCCGGGTCCACGCCCTCGACGGCCAGAACGCGCTGCGCCGCATACTCGACCGGCACACCTTCCGTACCGAACTGGTGCTGGGCAACCTGCCGCCGGCCCGGGTGCATCACCTCGTGCCGGCCGGCGACCCCGTTCACCCGGTCTGA
- a CDS encoding AMP-binding protein yields MTSYQDMPWLAQLTDAQRAPVQPPPSTLHAFRSAVGRAPDRTALAYFDGRLSYAETDALSDGIAAHLAERGFRRGDRAAVMLQNTPHFVLALLGVWKAGGVVVPVNPMYKSAEMRHILDDAEVTAVICADRTWDGFLRATAAGAPTVRIALTAWERDLQTRDDRRVLRGDRLGPQEGADDLLTVARTAGRIRAVPTDPELTADDLALISYTSGTSGTPKGATNTHGNITYNAERQRTGLGLPEGATYFALAPLFHITGMVCELAACVANSGTLALAYRFDAGVVLDAFLEHRPAYTVGPSTAYMALMAHPEVTRDHFASFRTMSSGGAPLPPALVEKFRTDFGPYLHNGYGLTECTAPCASVPPGREAPVDKVSGTLAVGVPGPDTVVRITDERGRDLPFGEQGEITVRGPQVVPGYWRRPDATAEAIPDGELRTGDIGFMDAGGWLYVVDRKKDMINASGFKVWPREVEDVLYSHPAVREAAVVGVPDAYRGESVKAYVSLRPGTSPEPAELAAYCKERLAAYKYPRAVEILAELPKTTSGKILRRELRHRA; encoded by the coding sequence ATGACCTCCTACCAGGACATGCCGTGGCTGGCACAGCTCACCGACGCCCAGCGCGCCCCCGTCCAGCCGCCCCCCTCGACGCTGCACGCCTTCCGGTCCGCGGTCGGCCGGGCCCCCGACCGTACGGCGCTCGCCTACTTCGACGGCCGGCTGTCCTACGCCGAGACCGATGCGCTCTCCGACGGCATCGCCGCCCACCTCGCCGAGCGCGGCTTCCGGCGCGGCGACCGGGCCGCGGTCATGCTGCAGAACACCCCGCACTTCGTGCTCGCCCTGCTCGGCGTGTGGAAGGCCGGCGGGGTGGTGGTGCCGGTCAACCCCATGTACAAGTCCGCCGAAATGCGGCACATCCTGGACGACGCCGAGGTCACCGCCGTCATCTGCGCCGACCGCACCTGGGACGGCTTTCTGCGGGCCACCGCCGCCGGGGCGCCGACCGTACGGATCGCGCTCACCGCCTGGGAGCGGGACCTGCAGACCCGGGACGACCGGCGGGTGCTGCGCGGTGACCGGCTCGGCCCGCAGGAGGGCGCCGACGACCTGCTGACCGTCGCCCGCACCGCGGGGAGGATCCGCGCGGTGCCCACCGACCCGGAACTCACCGCCGACGACCTCGCGCTGATCAGCTACACCTCCGGCACCAGCGGCACCCCCAAAGGCGCCACCAACACCCACGGCAACATCACCTACAACGCCGAACGCCAGCGCACCGGCCTGGGCCTGCCCGAAGGCGCCACCTACTTCGCACTCGCCCCGCTCTTCCACATCACCGGCATGGTCTGCGAACTGGCCGCCTGTGTCGCCAACTCCGGCACCCTCGCGCTCGCCTACCGCTTCGACGCCGGCGTCGTCCTGGACGCCTTCCTGGAGCACCGCCCCGCCTATACGGTCGGGCCCTCCACCGCCTATATGGCGCTGATGGCGCACCCCGAGGTCACCCGCGACCACTTCGCGTCCTTTCGGACCATGTCCTCGGGCGGTGCGCCGCTGCCGCCCGCCCTCGTCGAGAAGTTCCGCACCGACTTCGGGCCCTACCTCCACAACGGCTACGGCCTGACCGAGTGCACCGCCCCCTGTGCCAGCGTCCCGCCCGGCAGGGAGGCACCGGTCGACAAGGTCTCCGGCACGCTCGCCGTGGGCGTCCCCGGCCCCGACACCGTCGTGCGGATCACCGACGAGAGGGGCCGGGACCTGCCGTTCGGCGAGCAGGGTGAGATAACGGTCCGCGGCCCCCAGGTCGTCCCCGGCTACTGGCGCCGCCCCGACGCCACCGCCGAGGCCATCCCGGACGGCGAGCTGCGGACCGGTGACATCGGTTTCATGGACGCCGGCGGCTGGCTGTACGTCGTCGACCGCAAGAAGGACATGATCAACGCCTCCGGCTTCAAGGTCTGGCCCCGCGAGGTCGAGGACGTCCTCTACAGCCATCCGGCGGTGCGCGAGGCGGCGGTCGTCGGCGTGCCCGATGCCTACCGCGGCGAGTCGGTCAAGGCCTATGTCAGCCTGCGCCCCGGCACGTCCCCGGAACCCGCCGAGCTGGCCGCTTACTGCAAGGAACGGCTCGCCGCGTACAAATATCCCCGTGCGGTGGAGATCCTGGCCGAGCTTCCGAAGACCACGAGTGGCAAGATCCTCCGACGGGAGCTGCGCCACCGCGCATGA
- a CDS encoding MFS transporter: MRRVAVASFIGTAIEFYDFYIYGTAAALVLNQAFFPTLDPVNATLASFSTYAVAFAARPLGSVLFGHFGDRVGRKSVLVASLLLMGLSTACVGLLPGYDTWGVWAPLLLLVLRFLQGIGLGGEWGGAALLAVEHAPRRRRGLYAAFPQLGPSVGFFAATGVFWLLSSVLDDAAFGSWGWRVPFLLSFLLVGVGLFVRLKISETPVFAKVLDAQEASKVPAVEVLRRHPRELLLGAGGMIVAYGLFYTATTYCLSYATATLGISRNTMLGLSLVACLFLAAGTWLAATRSDAAGRRKLILAGSALAVVWGLVLFPLLDTGSPVLIALGIGGALFCMGVVYGPMGAYLPELFGARVRYSGASLAYNLGGVLGGAVAPLVATRLQSAYGSASVGWYVSAMAVVSLLCVLALPETRERELV; the protein is encoded by the coding sequence CTGCGCCGGGTGGCGGTGGCCTCCTTCATCGGGACGGCCATCGAGTTCTACGACTTCTACATCTACGGGACGGCCGCCGCGCTCGTCCTCAACCAGGCGTTCTTTCCGACGCTCGACCCGGTCAACGCCACCCTCGCGTCCTTCTCCACCTACGCGGTGGCGTTCGCCGCACGGCCGCTGGGCTCGGTGCTCTTCGGCCACTTCGGTGACCGGGTGGGCCGGAAGTCCGTCCTGGTCGCCTCGCTGCTGCTGATGGGGCTCTCGACGGCGTGCGTCGGCCTGCTCCCCGGCTACGACACCTGGGGCGTCTGGGCGCCGTTGCTGCTGCTCGTGCTGCGCTTCCTGCAGGGCATCGGCCTGGGCGGCGAGTGGGGCGGGGCCGCACTGCTCGCGGTCGAGCATGCGCCGCGCAGGCGCCGCGGGCTGTATGCGGCCTTCCCGCAACTCGGCCCGTCCGTGGGGTTCTTCGCGGCGACCGGGGTGTTCTGGCTGCTGTCGTCCGTGCTCGATGACGCGGCGTTCGGCTCGTGGGGCTGGCGGGTGCCGTTTCTGCTGTCGTTCCTGCTGGTCGGCGTGGGGCTGTTCGTACGGTTGAAGATCAGTGAGACGCCGGTGTTCGCGAAGGTGCTGGACGCACAGGAAGCGAGCAAGGTCCCCGCCGTCGAGGTGCTGCGCCGTCATCCGCGCGAACTGCTGCTGGGCGCGGGCGGCATGATCGTCGCGTACGGCCTCTTCTACACCGCGACGACCTACTGCCTGTCCTACGCCACCGCCACCCTCGGCATCTCCCGCAACACCATGCTGGGGCTCTCCCTCGTCGCCTGCCTGTTCCTGGCCGCCGGTACCTGGCTCGCCGCCACCCGGTCCGACGCGGCCGGGCGCCGCAAGCTGATCCTCGCCGGGAGCGCTCTCGCCGTCGTGTGGGGTCTGGTGCTCTTCCCGCTGCTGGACACCGGGTCACCGGTGCTGATCGCCCTCGGTATCGGCGGCGCGCTGTTCTGCATGGGTGTGGTGTACGGCCCGATGGGCGCGTATCTGCCGGAGCTGTTCGGTGCGCGGGTGCGGTACTCGGGCGCCTCGCTGGCCTACAACCTGGGCGGCGTTCTCGGCGGCGCGGTGGCCCCGCTGGTCGCCACCCGGCTCCAGTCGGCATACGGATCGGCCTCGGTGGGCTGGTACGTCAGCGCGATGGCGGTCGTCTCGCTGCTGTGCGTGCTGGCGCTGCCGGAGACCCGGGAGCGGGAGCTGGTCTGA